In Phaeobacter porticola, one DNA window encodes the following:
- the pepN gene encoding aminopeptidase N: MKDAAPATAPETFYLKDYKPFGFEVEAVELTFKLAPNSTRVLSKIRFSPKANAADPRFFLHGEALKLISAKIDGAPVTPELIAGGLICDTPDSPFTWESEVEIDPAANTALEGLYMSSGMYCTQCEAEGFRKITYYPDRPDVMSTFSVRIEGNEKVLLSNGNPTGAGEGWAEWLDPWPKPAYLFALVAGDLVNHADSFTTRSGKDVELNIWVRPGDEGKCAFGMDALKKSMKWDEDVYGREYDLDIFNIVAVDDFNMGAMENKGLNIFNSSCVLASPETSTDANFERIEAIIAHEYFHNWTGNRITCRDWFQLCLKEGLTVFRDAQFTADMRSEPVKRIEDVIALRARQFPEDNGPLAHPPRPEQFQEINNFYTATVYEKGAEVIGMLKRLVGDDNYDKALDLYFDRHDGQACTIEDWLKVFEDATGRDLSQFKLWYSQAGTPQVTVSEAYAGGTYTLTLAQSTPPTPGQPDKAPRVIPITIGLLSPNGDEIRATEVLELTEAEQSFTFDGLAAKPVPSILREFSAPVILKRESTNAERAFLLAHDTDPFNRWEAGNALATETRVTMVTEGAAPDAAYLDALEKLVRDDTLDPAFRALVLSPPSQSEIAQTLHDRGVTPDPQKIYDAAETFAQTLAQQLETSLPRLYAATTVDSPYQPDAHGAGLRALNGRILSLLTRLDGGEQAARQYQAADNMTQQYAALAALMKAENGESQSQAFFDQWQNDRLVMDKWFGLQVACAAPDAAAKVAMDLTRHALFDMKNPNRFRAVMGALAGNHAGFHHKSGAGYTLLAQQLIALDSLNPQTTARMCSAFQTWARYDSARQALIRTELERILAAEDLSRDTNEMVSRILQG, from the coding sequence ATGAAAGATGCCGCGCCCGCGACCGCACCGGAGACATTTTATCTGAAGGATTACAAACCTTTCGGATTTGAGGTGGAGGCGGTAGAGCTGACGTTCAAACTGGCGCCGAATTCGACCCGCGTGCTGAGCAAGATCCGCTTTTCCCCCAAGGCAAACGCCGCCGATCCGCGGTTTTTCCTGCACGGTGAAGCCCTGAAACTCATCTCCGCCAAGATCGACGGCGCCCCTGTAACGCCCGAGCTGATCGCGGGTGGCCTCATCTGCGACACACCCGACAGCCCCTTCACCTGGGAATCGGAGGTAGAGATCGACCCTGCCGCCAATACCGCGCTGGAGGGGCTTTATATGTCCAGCGGCATGTATTGCACCCAATGTGAGGCCGAGGGCTTTCGCAAGATCACCTATTACCCGGACCGCCCCGACGTGATGTCAACCTTCTCGGTTCGCATCGAAGGCAATGAAAAGGTCCTTCTGTCCAATGGCAATCCCACCGGCGCGGGAGAAGGCTGGGCGGAGTGGCTCGACCCCTGGCCGAAACCGGCCTATCTCTTTGCGCTGGTGGCCGGCGATCTGGTGAACCACGCAGACAGCTTCACAACCCGGTCCGGCAAGGATGTCGAGCTGAACATCTGGGTCCGTCCGGGAGACGAGGGCAAATGCGCCTTCGGCATGGACGCCCTGAAGAAGTCGATGAAATGGGACGAGGATGTCTATGGCCGCGAATATGATCTGGATATTTTCAACATCGTGGCAGTGGATGACTTCAACATGGGCGCGATGGAGAACAAAGGGCTGAACATCTTCAACTCCTCCTGCGTTTTGGCCTCGCCCGAAACCTCCACGGATGCCAATTTCGAACGGATCGAGGCGATCATCGCCCATGAGTATTTCCACAACTGGACCGGCAACCGGATCACCTGCCGCGACTGGTTCCAGCTGTGCCTGAAGGAAGGTCTGACCGTCTTCCGCGATGCCCAGTTCACCGCCGACATGCGGTCAGAGCCGGTGAAGCGGATTGAGGATGTGATTGCGCTCCGCGCGCGCCAGTTCCCGGAGGACAACGGCCCCCTCGCCCATCCGCCACGCCCGGAACAGTTCCAAGAGATCAACAACTTCTACACCGCCACCGTCTACGAGAAAGGTGCCGAAGTAATTGGCATGCTCAAGCGACTGGTGGGCGACGACAACTACGACAAGGCGCTGGATCTCTATTTTGACCGGCACGACGGTCAGGCCTGCACCATTGAGGACTGGCTGAAGGTGTTCGAGGATGCCACCGGGCGTGATCTGAGCCAGTTCAAACTCTGGTACAGTCAGGCGGGCACCCCGCAGGTCACCGTCTCTGAAGCCTATGCCGGTGGCACCTATACGCTGACGCTGGCTCAATCGACACCGCCCACACCGGGCCAACCCGACAAAGCGCCGCGCGTGATCCCGATCACCATCGGTCTTCTATCACCCAACGGGGATGAGATCCGCGCAACCGAGGTGCTGGAGCTGACCGAAGCAGAGCAGAGCTTCACCTTCGACGGTCTTGCCGCGAAACCCGTGCCCTCGATCCTGCGCGAATTTTCCGCCCCGGTGATCCTGAAGCGCGAAAGTACAAACGCCGAACGCGCTTTCTTGCTGGCCCATGACACCGATCCCTTCAACCGCTGGGAGGCCGGCAACGCTCTGGCCACCGAAACCCGCGTCACCATGGTGACAGAAGGTGCCGCGCCTGATGCGGCCTATCTGGATGCGCTGGAAAAACTGGTGCGCGATGATACGCTGGATCCGGCCTTCCGCGCGCTGGTGCTATCGCCGCCCAGCCAGTCGGAGATCGCCCAGACCCTGCACGACCGGGGTGTCACCCCCGATCCGCAGAAGATCTACGATGCGGCAGAGACCTTTGCCCAAACGCTGGCGCAGCAGCTGGAAACCAGCCTGCCCCGGCTTTATGCTGCAACCACTGTGGATAGCCCCTATCAGCCAGATGCCCATGGCGCCGGCCTGCGGGCGCTGAACGGTCGTATCCTGTCCCTGCTGACCCGGCTTGATGGCGGCGAACAGGCCGCACGCCAGTATCAGGCCGCTGACAATATGACCCAGCAATATGCGGCGCTGGCCGCATTGATGAAAGCGGAAAATGGCGAGAGCCAAAGCCAGGCCTTCTTTGACCAATGGCAGAATGACCGTCTGGTGATGGACAAATGGTTTGGCTTGCAGGTTGCCTGTGCGGCACCGGACGCAGCGGCAAAGGTCGCGATGGATTTGACCCGTCACGCCCTGTTTGACATGAAGAACCCCAACCGCTTCCGCGCCGTCATGGGCGCGCTCGCGGGCAATCACGCGGGCTTCCACCACAAAAGCGGCGCAGGCTATACCCTTCTGGCACAGCAACTGATCGCGCTTGATTCGCTGAACCCGCAGACCACGGCCCGGATGTGTTCCGCCTTCCAGACATGGGCCCGCTATGACAGCGCGCGGCAGGCGCTGATCCGCACCGAGCTGGAGCGTATTCTGGCCGCCGAGGACCTCAGCCGTGATACCAATGAGATGGTCAGCCGCATCTTGCAGGGTTGA